A window of Candidatus Firestonebacteria bacterium RIFOXYD2_FULL_39_29 contains these coding sequences:
- a CDS encoding DNA-binding response regulator: MKTILIVEDEEPIRKGLRDTFLEEGFKVVSAVDGLQGYKMILSKKPDLVLLDIMLPELNGLEVCKRLRSESNQTPIIMLTAKSTETDKVVGLELGADDYVTKPFSVLELVSRVKALLRRMEKRSDEKESSGIIAFDDIKIDFKKFKAERSGKIIDMSKTEFKILKFFISKREEVISRDTFLDEVWGYDEYPTTRTVDNFIVKLRSKIEKDPRNPRHLITIYGVGYKFIQ; encoded by the coding sequence ATGAAGACGATATTGATAGTAGAAGATGAAGAACCCATAAGAAAGGGGCTCCGTGATACTTTTTTGGAGGAAGGTTTTAAGGTTGTTTCAGCCGTAGACGGACTACAGGGTTATAAAATGATCCTCTCAAAAAAGCCGGATCTTGTTTTATTGGATATTATGCTTCCTGAATTGAACGGGTTGGAGGTTTGTAAAAGATTAAGGAGTGAAAGTAATCAGACTCCGATTATTATGCTGACTGCAAAAAGTACCGAAACCGACAAGGTGGTAGGATTGGAACTTGGAGCTGATGATTATGTTACTAAACCTTTCTCGGTGCTGGAGTTAGTCTCCAGGGTGAAAGCCTTACTCAGAAGGATGGAGAAAAGAAGCGATGAAAAAGAAAGTTCGGGGATAATCGCCTTTGACGATATAAAAATAGATTTTAAAAAATTTAAAGCAGAAAGAAGCGGTAAAATAATTGATATGTCAAAGACAGAATTTAAGATACTTAAGTTCTTCATATCCAAGCGCGAGGAAGTCATTTCCAGGGATACATTTTTAGATGAGGTTTGGGGGTATGATGAATATCCCACTACCAGGACTGTAGATAATTTTATCGTAAAATTGAGGTCAAAAATAGAAAAAGACCCCCGGAATCCAAGGCATTTGATAACAATATATGGTGTCGGCTACAAATTTATTCAATAA